The window TTTTGATTCTGCGTTGGGCGGCCGCCGAGACGCGTGGTCCGCCCGACCGGCCGTATGACGGGAGCGCTCGTCCAGGCCCGTGTGGAAGAAGTGAGATCCATGACGTACCACTTCTCCAGCAGCCGAAGGGTTTGCAGGAAGGTGGGATTGCTGCCATAGACCGAGTCCCCCGCGACCCAGCGAAACGGCACCCCTTCCCGCAACGCCTGTTCAACCATCTCGCCTGCCAGGGCCGGTTTGGTGCGGAACATTACGCTGGCGGGAACGCCGGCTGCTGCACATCGATCACGGTCCTGAGTCCAGCTCTCCGGCAGGAACAAGCGGCGGTCCAGCAAGGTGTGACCATGCCGGCTGCAATAGTTCAGAAACACCCCAATCTGGCAGTTGTCGATGCGGCCCAGGGTCCCTGAATATTGCCGAGCCACACCGACCGATTTTACACCTTTCTTGGGAAACCCGGTCTCGTCGAGGATCATCACC is drawn from Planctomicrobium piriforme and contains these coding sequences:
- a CDS encoding IS701 family transposase — its product is MDAKAIRSLMPELGEFLSRYAPLFGRDENQLHAMTIMQGLLAGGERRNVENMAEAAEGGVVRTLQKFIAQGVWKDAAVLSELRMHVVELLGDDDAVMILDETGFPKKGVKSVGVARQYSGTLGRIDNCQIGVFLNYCSRHGHTLLDRRLFLPESWTQDRDRCAAAGVPASVMFRTKPALAGEMVEQALREGVPFRWVAGDSVYGSNPTFLQTLRLLEKWYVMDLTSSTRAWTSAPVIRPVGRTTRLGGRPTQNQ